A genomic window from Labeo rohita strain BAU-BD-2019 chromosome 6, IGBB_LRoh.1.0, whole genome shotgun sequence includes:
- the romo1 gene encoding reactive oxygen species modulator 1, translated as MPVTVGPYGQTQPSCFDRVKMGFMMGFAVGMAAGAMFGTFSCLRIGMRGRELMGGVGKTMMQSGGTFGTFMAIGMGIRC; from the exons ATGCCGGTGACCGTAGGACCGTACGGACAGACGCAGCCCAGTTGCTTTGACAGAGTCAAGATGGGCTTCATGATGGGTTTTGCTGTGGGCATGGCTGCAGGTGCCATGTTTGGAACGTTCTCCTGTCTCAG GATCGGCATGAGGGGTCGAGAGTTGATGGGCGGAGTTGGGAAGACGATGATGCAAAGCGGTGGAACGTTTGGAACGTTTATGGCCATTGGGATGGGTATCCGCTGCTGA
- the mych gene encoding myelocytomatosis oncogene homolog, with translation MLQSCSPSHDWLCDSEPLLFDDEFCLSLMKDLQSIPTPPQSPPMKPGLAKNLSTVDQLELVSELLMEDSDFLQLDWNFTGSASAADSDPLSEDCLWHSEKPTEDKLSAVLSTSPLLSDIDTEIFAEIAGSTLDCHNVALACQALESEDLPLDSQEQIESTSDYGSLSTGGESSTSDSEEEIDVVTVRRSSTLTRSQHQQQLEDSRREQQRALKRCHFEIQQQHNYAAPRPASPPPPPSPVSVPPLKRSRGSGDSHRSAQSTGRSRSLASRQGADTEDEEERRRTHNVMERQRRNELKNCFLRLRDNVPELSNNDKASKVVILKRAKESIRNLETENQRLTQKREKLRERQEQLKARLEQLKRL, from the exons ATGTTGCAGTCTTGTTCTCCATCGCACGATTGGCTTTGCGATTCCGAGCCGCTGCTGTTTGACGACGAGTTTTGCTTGAGCCTCATGAAGGACTTGCAGTCCATCCCCACGCCGCCCCAGTCACCTCCGATGAAACCGGGGCTCGCAAAGAATCTATCCACGGTGGATCAGTTGGAGTTAGTATCTGAACTTTTAATGGAGGACAGCGACTTTCTCCAGCTGGACTGGAACTTTACAGGCAGCGCTTCAGCGGCTGATTCGGATCCGCTTTCGGAGGACTGCCTGTGGCACAGCGAAAAACCGACCGAGGATAAACTCTCAGCGGTGCTCTCCACAAGTCCCCTGCTCTCCGATATTGACACTGAGATTTTTGCTGAAATTGCTGGCTCTACGTTGGACTGCCACAATGTGGCGCTCGCCTGTCAAGCTCTGGAGAGCGAGGATTTACCGCTGGACAGCCAGGAGCAGATCGAGTCCACGTCTGATTATGGCTCGCTGTCCACTGGAGGAGAATCATCAACAAGCGATTCTG AGGAGGAGATTGATGTTGTAACAGTCCGGCGGTCAAGCACGCTGACGCGCTCGCAACACCAGCAGCAGTTGGAGGACAGTCGGCGTGAGCAGCAGCGTGCTCTCAAGCGCTGTCACTTTGAAATCCAACAACAGCACAACTACGCCGCCCCGCGGCCCGCCTCTCCTCCGCCCCCGCCCTCCCCGGTTTCCGTGCCCCCTCTCAAACGCTCCCGAGGGTCTGGAGACTCCCACCGAAGCGCGCAGAGCACGGGACGCTCTCGCAGTCTGGCCTCCCGACAGGGGGCGGACACCGAGGACGAAGAAGAGAGACGGAGGACGCACAACGTGATGGAGAGGCAAAGGCGCAACGAGTTAAAAAACTGCTTCCTTAGGCTACGGGACAACGTCCCCGAACTGTCCAATAACGACAAGGCGTCCAAGGTGGTGATTTTAAAGCGGGCGAAAGAAAGCATCAGAAATCTGGAAACAGAGAACcagagactgacacagaagagagaGAAACTTAGAGAACGACAAGAACAGCTAAAAGCCAGACTGGAACAGCTCAAGAGGTTGTGA